TTGCCAACGGTTGCCTGGAAAGAACATTGATCTTGAAATCCCTGAGTTGGTCAACCAGTTTTGCCAACGCGTCCTCATCGGTTCTAGCAACATCTACGCATTCAGTAACGAGGTCGAGGATTTCATTCCGCATAATGGACGGTGCGTGTGGGTTGACTCCGTATCGACTGGAAATTGAAAAAACATGTTTGGGGAGGGCATCTCGGCGCCACCTGTCGTTTATGTATTGTGGTGGAATCCTTTCAACATTTTTCAAGCGATAGACACAAAAGACATGGCGACACAGATACCCGATACGTGTGAAATTCCTGCATGAGCAATTGGCCGATTGATCGACATTGTTGTACGTAACCTGATTTGAACAGAGACAAACAAAGGAAAACACATTTAGATGCAAAAATATGTTAGAGTACATGGAATAATGtaagtgcctaacatgtgttacctGATAGACATTTGTGATGTTGTTCCTTTTATCCAAATGAGTGACGTCTATCAGAAGACTGGAATCGCTCGTCTCGCTTTGGTTTGTGATGTAGCATAAAAACTTACCTTTAATTATTTCTTTTTGCACTTGGGCGAAAACAGCGTTTGTGTAAATGGCGAACGCGTGTTGCTCTATCGCTAACTCAGTATTGCCAGAGAACATGGTAGAAGAGGTTTTGAACTCCGAAACACGTTGACGATATCGTTGGCTGTCTACCCTATTTTCAAAGCACATCATAAATTGTACAAGCGTGTTTGCGCTTGTTGAGTTAACCTTGAAGGCCGCATTAGAGCTTTCGCATCGGGAGGtggtcttcatcaagcaacaCATGGGCAGTTCTCTAAAGTAGGCTGGAACCCAGAGATGTCTCATGTTGTACATGTCGTTTAACCAGCTGTGCTCTTGAAGCCCAAATGTTTGTAGGAGGTCATTCCAGCGGGACTCAAACGTTTCAGGTTTGATATAAACATTCCAAACCAACCGATGAATGCAGGACCGAAGATCAGTGTTATCGAGCACGTCGGCTGAGATCTGAAAATTTTAATAGTTATAACACGAGTTAGATTAAATCAATTTGAGAAGACATGTAAAAGGGTGTTATGTTGGATAACACATGTTAAAGGTTAACAAACTTATGTATACCTTGGATGGTAGTTTTTTCATTATATGCCACATGCATAGACGGTGACGTGATTCTGTAAAGACCATAGGAACAGCTTGTAGCATGGATGGGTCTTGATCACTCAGCACGAGAGTTGGTTGAGTACCGTGTGCCTTCAAGAAAGCCTTAAGCAACCACACGTAAGATTCAATTGACTCAGTTGATATCAAACCAGCTCCAAATGTAACACATTGGAAATGATGATCCACACCCGTGAATGGCACAAAAACCATCTTGTACCTATGaacaaaaaaattgatttgatgtTAACAATATGAACAACTTTTTTGGTCAACCTAAAATTGGATACTTGGGGATCAGGCATAACATATGTTAGAGTGGAGGGGGGCTAACCTGTTTGTGCTGTAAGTTGCATCAAACGCTAGGACATCGCCAAAAGCTTTGTAGTTAAGCTTTGAAATCTCATCAGCCCAGAATACAGAGGACAACTTTCCGTTTGATACGGTGTAATCAAAAAAGAAGTTGGGTAGGTTGTCATAACGCTCACGCAAGCGTTCTAGGAAAACTTGTGTGTCGCGTTCACCAATAAAAATTCGCAGCTGGTGGCTAAAGTTTTTAAAATCGACCGGTGTCCCATTGACATTGTGATGCCCTCCTTTTAAAGCTACAAGGCATCTATAAGACCTCATTGGTCCAATGCGGTTTAGACTCATGTTATGAATGAATTGTTTCGTGGAGAATGACAGTTTCCGTGATATCTTACTAAGATCACGGTTGTAACTCTCAACAAGTTCATGATTATGAATATCATTGAAAGTTAGGGCTGTGTATGAATCGTTCGATATCGATACTAGTATGCTTGCCTTACAGTCACACCATGAGAAGGTGGTCCTCCGGTGCTTAACAGAAGATTCATCTAGGGTGTCGAAAGTCCGCTTTGGTTGGGGTTTCCCATATTTTGAGCATCGGAGATACTTGTGTGTGGGAATTCCATTCCAGACTTTAGTTTGACctttttttacagaaaaccctGCTTCGAGCGCATAGAGTTCATACATGGAAAGAACATCCTGAAAGGTTGGATATGTTTTGCCACACACCGGTATGAACTTATCAGCAACATTAGGAATCCAGTAACGGGTTCCCTGAGGGGTATCAAAAACAAAGTATGGGTTCGAAGGACCTGTACCATAAAACGGAAAAAGTTATGAATCTGCAATAAAATGGCATGACACTACAGGTTATAAAATGTGTGATATGAAAATAAATTGGGATCCCATTGTCCATTGTACAACCGTCTAACTGGCCGCGTGGTGATTCCTCAAACATAGAAGGACCATGAGATGATCCAGAAACAGCTACAGTCATGGCTTCCATCTGGGAATCTTGGGATGCTACATGTGAACATTATAGAAAAAGTTTGAAAGATGACATGTCTAGTGaagaaataaaacaagaaaaGTGTAAGATAAAACAAACCTTCATCAATATCCATATCCTGGTCATCAATAACCGCGTTTTTCATAAAATTGTTGGATACCAAAACATCAGGGGATCTAACAGGGTCTTCCGGCGACCGGGAACAATCAACATGCATATAAGTATATGCAGATGCTTCGAATGCAACACGTGAACATGGGCATGCATAATAGGATGGAATATTAGATTAAAAAGTTGTAAAAAACAAAAAGGAATAACAGATCTTCTAGAACAGTTAGTAAACTATATATGGACAAACCTGAAGCATTAAATTCTTCATCGTTTTGGAAGTCACTGCAAAAGAACATGTTTGGGAAACTACGGACCGGCGACATTAATTCAGAGTttggtggatttgtctccatTGATATTAATGGAGATGCTTGCTACTGTGATGTAAGTATGAAGATTGAAGATTCTATTATGAGAGATGTAGAAGATATAAAAGGCAAAAGggaaatattaaaaataaatatggGGGATTGTGAGAGTACGAACTGATGGGCAATTAATGAAGATGTCATCTCATAATTCTAAGGGGGGTAAAGAAAATTACTAATATAACCTTCATTTAAAAGTTAATCTCATGTAATCAGATCCAACGTGGCAACATAATAGCCACAAATACAGTTTGCTAAGTTTCTTAAGAAAGTGGGGTTTTTCACcaagcattatcctatatatatatatatatatatatatatatatatatatatatatataagagtaaAGTGCAATTTGCGTCTATGTGGTTTGATGGTGATAGGAGCAACATGAATCCCCAAACCTTTTTTGCACCATGTGCACTTGTGTTATCAAAATCTAACTGTATATGTCCCTCCCTCTTAACACCATTGGCATATTATACTTAACGATAGGGGAATTTTGGTGTTTTCACCCCTTCTAAACCTAAACCCCCTAATATATTATGTATGTAACACAATGAGTCCCTTAGGTTTACTTATACTTCAACTCCACTcttccacccaccaccaccatgcACCGGCCACTCCACCTCACATCACTTTTCCACCACCATCACTCTCCCTCTAGAACACCACCACTCTCCCACCGGAACACCGCACCACATCACTAGAACACCGCACCATTCCATTCTTCCACCCACCACCAACCACCGCTAGAACAACTCACCACAGTGATTGACACCTGACACCACTCCGATCCATCGAACACCCCCACCAATCACCGATCATTAACCACCTGACACCACACTCCGATCCATTTTGATCTACCCGACACCCACTCCGATCCACCTAACACTTTCACCTACCAACCTCTGGTCCACCTCTGATCATGGTGTTTACAGTTGAAATGGTGATGGATACACCGACGGTCAAAGGTAAACACAAGAACAAGCGTTTATTTAGTTTGAGTTCACTTCAATTTTACTTCATTTTGGTTAGTGTAGTTTACTTCAGAATTGAAACTGGAACATGATACAAGTTTACATGAACATTTGTAGCCGGCATTAGGGTCAATGGTACCGAAACTTACCTCGTATTCCACTTGAAGGTGGTTTGAGGTTCTTGAACTTCGAATTCCGCTTTCAATGAGGAAGGGAATATAGGATCCAGTGGTGTTGATGCCTAATTATGTAATTATGCGTAGATGCTTTTGTATACTTTTGCAAAATTAGCATTTGATCCCACTACTTTTGCCTAATTATCTAGGTTATTTTGTAAACAGTTTGGTTTATTTGAGTTTGTTTGAGGTTATATATGGTTATGTTTGTTTGTTGGTATACGATAGTTTGAATGAGTGTAGCcgattatgattatgattatgtttgtttggttcaaatgggtcaaaatggtttGTTTAAATTTGCATGGTTTGTTTAGTTCAAATGGGTAGCCGAGTGTGGTATGTTTGTTTGTTGGTTTGGTTTGCTTGgttcaaatgggtcaaaatggtttGGTTTGTTTGGTTGAAATGGTTTGGTTTCATGCATGGTTTATTTGGTTCAAACGCGTAGCCAAGTATGGTTATGAAGTCGTGGTTAGTATGCATGTAAGAGTATGGTTCAAACGGTTTGGTTTCTTGCATGTATGTATGTGTTGGAATTCATGGTTGTAGCAAAGTATGGTTTAAATTGTTTGGTTTCATGCATGTAAATATGGATTCGAATTCATGGTTGTATGGTTCAAATGAGTCAAAATTGCTCAATTGCTTTGATTTTATAAAGTAGTCGATTCATGTTGGGAATGGTTAACCGTTATTATAAGTTTAGAGGAAATGGGTTTGTCAAGGTGGGTATGGATTTTTGGAGAGATAATTTTGGGTTTGTTAAACGGTTGGAATAATATTGAAAGCATAAAGACGCATATTGCAAAAATAAAAGGGTAGTTTCGTCTTTTCACAACCTTTTTAAATTAAATCTAACGTTCAATAGACGAAAGGACGTATATTGTTAGATTTTGATAACACAAGTACAGAGGGTGAAAAAAAATTTAAGGGTTTCAGGTTGCTCCCGCCACAAAACCACATGAACGCAAATTGCACTTTACGCTTACCCGATCGACATCTACAATAATTccattttttatttcttttttttttgttccaAAAGGTAAGGCCGGCTGAATATGGTAGAGCAACTCCCACTCAGTCTCTTCACTCGTGTTCCTGTTCACTGTATTTTTACTTTTTCAACTCTTGAGAGTTGGGCCTGATTCTGTTTTTTCAGACGACCAACAAAAGTTCAATCACCTGGGTAAACCCAATGGTAAAAGGCCACCAACACCTGCAAACATTGATGACGCTAGTGATCTAGCCCGCTACTATTGCAGAGGAAACTCAACAACGGAA
This is a stretch of genomic DNA from Helianthus annuus cultivar XRQ/B chromosome 16, HanXRQr2.0-SUNRISE, whole genome shotgun sequence. It encodes these proteins:
- the LOC110876386 gene encoding protein FAR1-RELATED SEQUENCE 5-like yields the protein METNPPNSELMSPVRSFPNMFFCSDFQNDEEFNASASAYTYMHVDCSRSPEDPVRSPDVLVSNNFMKNAVIDDQDMDIDEASQDSQMEAMTVAVSGSSHGPSMFEESPRGQLDGPSNPYFVFDTPQGTRYWIPNVADKFIPVCGKTYPTFQDVLSMYELYALEAGFSVKKGQTKVWNGIPTHKYLRCSKYGKPQPKRTFDTLDESSVKHRRTTFSWCDCKASILVSISNDSYTALTFNDIHNHELVESYNRDLSKISRKLSFSTKQFIHNMSLNRIGPMRSYRCLVALKGGHHNVNGTPVDFKNFSHQLRIFIGERDTQVFLERLRERYDNLPNFFFDYTVSNGKLSSVFWADEISKLNYKAFGDVLAFDATYSTNRYKMVFVPFTGVDHHFQCVTFGAGLISTESIESYVWLLKAFLKAHGTQPTLVLSDQDPSMLQAVPMVFTESRHRLCMWHIMKKLPSKISADVLDNTDLRSCIHRLVWNVYIKPETFESRWNDLLQTFGLQEHSWLNDMYNMRHLWVPAYFRELPMCCLMKTTSRCESSNAAFKVNSTSANTLVQFMMCFENRVDSQRYRQRVSEFKTSSTMFSGNTELAIEQHAFAIYTNAVFAQVQKEIIKGKFLCYITNQSETSDSSLLIDVTHLDKRNNITNVYQVTYNNVDQSANCSCRNFTRIGYLCRHVFCVYRLKNVERIPPQYINDRWRRDALPKHVFSISSRYGVNPHAPSIMRNEILDLVTECVDVARTDEDALAKLVDQLRDFKINVLSRQPLATTENESNEAQMEEIVGQPINIPVEVANPEVARNKGCGTHTRISGPGEKAKAKPPKRPKQLRLCKRCGLYVDDHNSRNCLKVAAMKAAKAAAEQLRQTATGD